From Camelus ferus isolate YT-003-E chromosome 15, BCGSAC_Cfer_1.0, whole genome shotgun sequence, the proteins below share one genomic window:
- the UBXN2A gene encoding UBX domain-containing protein 2A, which translates to MKEVDNLESIKEEWVCETGSDHQPLSDNRQTNCEYFVDSLFEEAQKVGAKCLTPTEQKKQVDVSIKLWKNGFTVNDDFRSYSDGASQQFLNSIKKGELPLELQGVFDKEEVDVEVEDKKNEVCMSTKPVFQPFSGQGHRLGSATPKIVSKAKSIEVENKNKLSTVPLNNLEPITNIQIWLANGKRIVQKFNVSHRISHIKDFIEKYQGSQRSPPFSLATALPFLKLLDETLTLEEADLQNAVIIQRLKKTAEPFKELS; encoded by the exons gGTTTGTGAAACAGGATCTGACCACCAGCCTCTTAGTGATAATCGACAAACaaattgtgaatattttgttGACAGTCTTTTTGAGGAAGCTCAGAAGGTTGGTGCCAAATGTTTGACCCCGACTGAACAAAAGAAACAG GTAGATGTAAGtataaaattatggaaaaatgGATTCACAGTCAATGATGATTTCAGAAGTTATTCTGATGGTGCAAGTCAGCAGTTTCTGAACTCCATCAAAAAAGG GGAATTACCTTTAGAATTACAGGGAGTCTTTGATAAAGAGGAGGTGGATGTTGAAGttgaagataagaaaaatgaagtatgTATGTCAACGAAGCCTGTGTTCCAGCCCTTCTCAGGACAGGGTCACAGACTGGGAAG TGCCACACCAAAAATTGTTTCTAAAGCAAAGAGTATTGaagtagagaataaaaataagttgTCGACTGTTCCACTAAACAATCTGGAACCCATCACTAATATACAGATCTGGTTAGCCAATGGGAAAAGGATTGTCCAGAAATTTAACGTTTCTCATAG GATAAGCCACATCAAAGACTTCATCGAAAAATACCAAGGATCTCAAAGAAGTCCTCCCTTTTCCCTGGCAACAGCTCTTCCTTTCCTCAAATTGCTAGATGAAACACTCACACTGGAAGAAGCAGATTTGCAGAATGCTGTAATCATTCAGAGACTCAAGAAAACTGCTGAAccttttaaagaactttcataA